A genomic segment from Polyangium mundeleinium encodes:
- a CDS encoding pyridoxine 5'-phosphate synthase yields MAVRLHINIDHVATVRNARGTRYPDPVFAAGLCEAAGADGITAHLREDRRHITDDDVTRLRASVQTLLNLEMAVTEEMIGIASRVRPDVITLVPERREERTTEGGLDVIGQRAGVEAAVKMAKERGIKVSLFIGADEAMVEASAAAGVAQIELHTGEYCHASGEQAEHELDRLKRAAARASALGLEVAAGHGLTRHNVGPVVAIPDIVEVNIGHSVIADAVFFGLDRAVRDLRRAVDRGLGGRAPLAGAEPSNADNARGRSR; encoded by the coding sequence ATGGCGGTTCGGCTGCACATCAACATCGATCACGTCGCCACCGTGCGAAACGCGCGGGGCACGCGTTACCCCGATCCCGTCTTCGCCGCGGGCCTCTGCGAGGCGGCCGGCGCCGATGGCATCACCGCGCATCTGCGCGAGGATCGGCGCCACATCACCGACGACGACGTCACGCGCCTGCGCGCCTCGGTTCAGACGCTCCTCAACCTGGAGATGGCCGTGACCGAGGAGATGATCGGCATCGCGTCGAGGGTGCGTCCCGACGTGATCACGCTCGTCCCCGAGCGGCGCGAGGAGCGCACGACCGAAGGCGGGCTCGACGTGATCGGGCAACGCGCGGGCGTCGAGGCCGCCGTGAAGATGGCCAAGGAGCGCGGGATCAAGGTGAGCCTGTTCATCGGCGCGGACGAGGCCATGGTCGAGGCCTCCGCGGCGGCCGGCGTCGCGCAGATCGAGCTGCACACCGGCGAGTACTGCCACGCCTCGGGGGAGCAAGCCGAGCACGAGCTCGATCGGCTGAAGCGCGCCGCGGCCCGCGCCTCGGCGCTCGGCCTCGAGGTCGCCGCGGGCCATGGCCTCACCCGTCACAACGTCGGGCCCGTCGTGGCGATCCCCGACATCGTGGAGGTGAACATCGGCCACTCGGTCATCGCCGACGCCGTCTTCTTCGGGCTCGACCGCGCCGTGCGAGACCTTCGGAGGGCCGTCGATCGGGGGCTCGGGGGCAGAGCTCCGCTTGCCGGAGCGGAGCCCTCGAACGCTGACAACGCCCGGGGTCGTTCGCGATGA
- a CDS encoding NAD(P)H-hydrate epimerase — translation MIPVLTRAQMRAFDKYAIETCHVPGVVLMENAGRGAADVLSAMIEARRPHTPSREADAISARARSFPVRHVQSPGQPATYPLEARVVVVCGTGNNGGDGFVVARHLYARGAEVEVYLAGKSEKVMGDARINHDAYIDLGGRFFELPEGAGLGPLHTALARADFVIDALFGTGLDRPITGHLADVIAVLNDAAARCVALDIPSGLDADSGAPLGIAVRADDTVTFGHLKIGMLTPEGARLAGNVHVVDLGVPDPPILTHVGVVAEVIRRETVGSYFAPTPERSPAFPRQVGAWTRPGVDLTRRGDTRPVASQ, via the coding sequence ATGATCCCCGTCCTCACGCGCGCCCAGATGCGCGCGTTCGACAAGTACGCGATCGAGACGTGCCACGTGCCCGGCGTCGTCCTCATGGAGAACGCCGGCCGCGGCGCCGCGGACGTCCTCTCCGCGATGATCGAGGCGCGCCGCCCACACACGCCGAGCCGCGAGGCCGACGCGATCTCCGCCCGCGCCCGCTCTTTCCCGGTCCGCCACGTGCAGAGCCCCGGCCAGCCCGCCACGTACCCGCTCGAAGCGCGCGTCGTCGTCGTCTGCGGCACGGGCAACAACGGCGGCGATGGGTTCGTCGTGGCGCGCCACCTCTACGCCCGCGGCGCCGAGGTCGAGGTCTATCTCGCCGGCAAGAGCGAGAAGGTGATGGGCGACGCGCGCATCAACCACGACGCCTACATCGACCTCGGCGGCCGCTTCTTCGAGCTGCCCGAGGGCGCGGGGCTCGGGCCGTTGCACACCGCCCTCGCGCGCGCCGACTTCGTCATCGACGCCCTCTTCGGCACCGGCCTCGACAGGCCGATCACCGGCCACCTCGCCGACGTGATCGCCGTGCTCAACGACGCGGCCGCCCGCTGCGTCGCGCTCGACATCCCCTCGGGGCTCGACGCCGACAGCGGCGCGCCGCTCGGCATCGCGGTGCGCGCGGACGACACCGTCACGTTCGGCCACCTCAAGATCGGCATGCTCACGCCCGAGGGCGCGCGGCTCGCGGGCAACGTGCACGTGGTCGACCTCGGCGTCCCCGATCCGCCGATCCTCACGCACGTCGGCGTCGTCGCCGAGGTCATCCGCCGCGAGACGGTTGGCTCGTACTTCGCGCCGACGCCCGAACGATCCCCCGCCTTCCCACGCCAGGTTGGCGCCTGGACACGCCCCGGTGTCGATTTGACACGCCGGGGGGACACACGTCCTGTGGCGTCCCAATGA
- a CDS encoding RNA polymerase sigma factor, whose protein sequence is MFAQALATTPVPSKSLQANSIEELRRGVAALAPELFGRALRMSRSSALAEDLVQDTVERALRFENQYRPGTNLKAWVHQILFSVFITKCRRNRRERRALDVLYSDPNAWTAAPAVSEMTALSPPTLRALEAIQEVYREALILVDLQEMTYKDAAEKLGVPVGTVMSRLHRGRRLLAKALEADRDASLVQCNMLE, encoded by the coding sequence ATGTTCGCTCAGGCCCTCGCCACCACGCCCGTCCCCTCGAAGTCGCTTCAAGCCAACTCGATCGAGGAGCTCCGCCGAGGTGTCGCCGCGCTGGCCCCCGAGCTCTTCGGCCGCGCCCTTCGCATGTCGCGCTCCAGCGCCCTCGCCGAGGACCTCGTGCAGGACACCGTCGAGCGCGCCCTCCGCTTCGAGAACCAGTACCGCCCCGGCACGAACCTGAAGGCGTGGGTCCACCAGATCCTTTTCAGCGTCTTCATCACGAAGTGTCGCCGCAACCGTCGCGAGCGCCGCGCCCTCGACGTGCTCTATTCCGACCCGAACGCGTGGACGGCCGCGCCCGCGGTCTCCGAGATGACCGCGCTCTCGCCGCCCACCCTCCGCGCGCTCGAAGCCATCCAGGAGGTGTATCGCGAGGCGCTCATCCTCGTGGACCTGCAGGAGATGACGTACAAGGACGCCGCCGAGAAGCTCGGTGTGCCCGTGGGCACCGTCATGAGTCGTCTCCACCGCGGCAGGCGCCTGCTCGCCAAGGCCCTCGAGGCCGATCGGGACGCGTCGCTTGTGCAGTGCAACATGTTGGAGTAG
- a CDS encoding thiolase family protein, with protein MTLPVPVYIVGAARTPIGAFLGALSALPAPRLGAAAIEAALARSKVPADRVGEVFMGNVLGAGVGQAPARQAAIYANIPKNVPATTVGKVCGSGMQAVILGAKSIALGDAEIVVAGGMESMSNVPYYLTQARNGYRMGDNKIVDGMIHDGLWDPYGNFHMGNAGELCAKKYEFSREAQDEFAKESFRRALAAQKEGLFDAEIVPVNVPQKKGDAVVVKLDEGPPAGKPDKIGTLKPAFQKDGTITAANASSINDGASALVLASEKAVKELGLEPLARIAGYGGAAQEPEWFTTAPAAAVENTLARTKLTKEQIDVWEINEAFAVVTLAVNKLVGIDNARVNVRGGAVALGHPIGATGARMLTTMIHAMKDRGDKRGLATLCIGGGEALAVVLER; from the coding sequence ATGACCTTGCCCGTTCCCGTGTACATCGTCGGCGCCGCTCGCACGCCCATCGGCGCCTTCCTCGGCGCCCTCTCCGCCCTCCCCGCCCCGCGCCTCGGCGCCGCTGCCATCGAGGCCGCGCTCGCGCGTTCGAAGGTCCCGGCCGATCGCGTCGGCGAGGTCTTCATGGGCAACGTGCTCGGCGCCGGCGTCGGCCAGGCCCCCGCGCGCCAGGCCGCCATCTACGCGAACATCCCCAAGAACGTGCCGGCGACGACCGTCGGCAAGGTCTGCGGCTCGGGCATGCAGGCCGTGATCCTCGGCGCCAAGAGCATCGCGCTCGGCGACGCGGAGATCGTGGTCGCGGGCGGCATGGAGTCGATGTCGAACGTGCCGTACTACCTCACGCAGGCGCGGAACGGCTACCGCATGGGCGACAACAAGATCGTCGACGGCATGATCCACGACGGCCTGTGGGATCCCTACGGCAACTTCCACATGGGCAACGCCGGCGAGCTGTGTGCCAAGAAGTACGAGTTCTCGCGCGAGGCCCAGGACGAGTTCGCCAAGGAGAGCTTCCGCCGCGCCCTCGCCGCGCAGAAGGAAGGCCTCTTCGACGCGGAGATCGTGCCCGTGAACGTGCCGCAGAAGAAGGGCGACGCCGTGGTCGTGAAGCTCGACGAGGGCCCGCCCGCCGGCAAGCCCGACAAGATCGGCACGCTCAAGCCTGCGTTCCAGAAGGACGGGACCATCACCGCGGCGAACGCCTCGTCGATCAATGACGGCGCCTCCGCGCTCGTGCTCGCCAGCGAGAAGGCCGTGAAGGAGCTCGGCCTCGAGCCGCTCGCGCGGATCGCCGGCTACGGCGGCGCCGCGCAGGAGCCCGAGTGGTTCACGACCGCGCCCGCGGCCGCCGTCGAGAACACGCTCGCGCGGACCAAGCTCACGAAGGAGCAGATCGACGTCTGGGAGATCAACGAGGCCTTCGCCGTGGTCACGCTGGCCGTGAACAAGCTCGTCGGCATCGACAACGCCCGCGTCAACGTGCGCGGCGGCGCCGTCGCGCTCGGTCACCCCATCGGCGCCACGGGCGCGCGTATGCTCACCACGATGATCCACGCCATGAAGGATCGCGGCGACAAACGCGGCCTCGCGACGTTGTGCATCGGCGGCGGCGAGGCGCTCGCCGTCGTGCTCGAGCGATAA
- a CDS encoding MBL fold metallo-hydrolase: MGRPWRVTLGVERFPALTPTLPPATHTNSYALGEREVLLVEPATPFDDERRAWLAWARSLSSRGRHPIGILLTHHHVDHVGGAWFFANELRLPLLAHHETAARLAGEVRVDRHIEDGERIVLDGPHPMPLRVLHTPGHAPGHVCLFDEDTGTAVVGDMVASEGTILIEPVDGDMIAYLAQLDRLAGLSAAVALPAHGDPIDEPTTLFRRYITHRLAREAKVVAAFASMPPAGASLDALLPVAYADTSSLLWPLARMSLEAHLVKLEREGRVLRTGDGGYHLVAG, from the coding sequence ATGGGGCGGCCGTGGCGCGTCACGCTGGGCGTCGAGCGTTTTCCCGCGCTCACGCCCACCTTGCCTCCCGCCACCCACACGAACAGCTACGCGCTGGGCGAGCGGGAGGTGCTGCTCGTCGAGCCAGCGACGCCGTTCGACGACGAGCGGCGCGCGTGGCTCGCATGGGCGCGCTCCCTTTCGAGCCGCGGCCGTCACCCCATCGGCATCCTCCTCACGCATCACCACGTCGATCACGTGGGCGGCGCCTGGTTCTTCGCGAACGAGCTGCGCCTGCCGCTGCTCGCGCACCACGAGACGGCCGCGCGCCTCGCCGGGGAGGTCCGCGTCGACCGCCACATCGAGGATGGCGAGCGGATCGTGCTCGATGGTCCGCACCCCATGCCGCTCCGTGTGCTCCACACCCCGGGCCACGCGCCGGGCCACGTCTGCCTCTTCGACGAGGACACGGGCACCGCGGTCGTCGGGGACATGGTGGCGAGCGAGGGTACGATCCTCATCGAGCCCGTGGACGGCGACATGATCGCGTATCTCGCGCAGCTCGATCGCCTCGCGGGGTTGTCCGCTGCGGTCGCGCTCCCCGCGCACGGCGATCCCATCGACGAGCCGACCACGCTCTTTCGCCGGTACATCACGCATCGCCTCGCGCGCGAGGCCAAGGTCGTCGCGGCCTTTGCCTCGATGCCTCCCGCGGGCGCGAGCCTCGACGCGCTCCTGCCCGTCGCCTACGCCGATACGTCGTCTCTGCTCTGGCCCCTTGCGCGGATGAGCCTCGAAGCGCACCTCGTCAAGCTCGAGCGCGAGGGGCGCGTCCTGCGCACCGGGGACGGCGGGTACCATCTCGTCGCTGGGTAA
- a CDS encoding purple acid phosphatase family protein: MKRTLISLGLVGGALVAAGCADEPNQNPPPAPEPNIERFQPEGCDFEIATRAEYMNFQRGSAKTSAAPDIRRVRLGLGGNVEIGAPGRADPATSAGFGWQTDPETLASEIQWGTTPDPSTWPATNRKGGVTWVTPQGLIAPQGDDRMHEAYLCGLTPATTYYYRVGGGPAGKEVWSEVHSFTTTPKDPNAEVLLGVSGDARGQDNQAWRLIQRRMMKAGVTAELFSGDMINFATDQSEWHKWLDLAAKDADGSLLTLGQILTLSTHGNHENHTTHFYSSVVLPQDTTKFADYPELFYSVDIGPVHVVVVDDFWVTSPTGKPDYAPMLKAWLEKDLEAANKNRANVPWIVGMHHHAEFSSSSHGTDSDVLLGRQFFVPIWDKYQVDLMVLGHDHNYERTKPLTGPLAEGTLEPVVQAPPAKGTIYMVCAGAGADAYGKGFSTWTDVSAAYDSKTVFGFYSFLKANKTSLTIESHEIRPDETDPVIDMITLSK, translated from the coding sequence ATGAAACGAACGCTGATTTCCCTGGGGCTCGTGGGGGGCGCGCTCGTCGCTGCCGGTTGCGCGGACGAGCCGAACCAGAACCCGCCCCCGGCGCCCGAGCCCAACATCGAGCGCTTCCAGCCCGAGGGGTGCGATTTCGAGATCGCCACCCGCGCCGAATACATGAATTTCCAGCGCGGCAGCGCCAAGACCTCGGCCGCGCCCGACATCCGCCGCGTCCGCCTCGGCCTCGGCGGCAACGTCGAGATCGGGGCCCCGGGCCGCGCCGATCCCGCGACCTCCGCGGGCTTCGGCTGGCAGACCGACCCGGAGACACTCGCCAGCGAGATCCAGTGGGGCACCACGCCCGACCCGTCGACCTGGCCCGCCACGAATCGCAAGGGCGGCGTCACGTGGGTGACCCCCCAGGGCCTCATCGCCCCGCAAGGCGACGATCGCATGCACGAGGCCTATCTCTGCGGCCTGACCCCCGCGACGACCTATTATTATCGCGTCGGCGGCGGCCCCGCGGGCAAGGAGGTCTGGAGCGAGGTCCATTCCTTCACGACCACGCCGAAGGATCCCAATGCCGAGGTCCTCCTCGGCGTCTCGGGCGACGCGCGCGGCCAGGACAACCAGGCCTGGCGCCTGATCCAGCGCCGCATGATGAAGGCCGGCGTCACGGCCGAGCTCTTTTCGGGCGACATGATCAATTTCGCCACCGATCAGAGCGAATGGCACAAATGGCTCGATCTCGCGGCGAAGGACGCCGACGGGAGCCTGCTCACGCTCGGGCAGATCCTCACGCTCTCGACACACGGCAACCACGAGAACCACACGACGCATTTCTACAGCAGCGTCGTCCTCCCCCAGGACACGACGAAATTCGCGGACTACCCCGAGCTCTTTTATTCGGTCGACATCGGCCCGGTCCACGTCGTGGTCGTCGACGACTTCTGGGTCACGTCCCCGACCGGAAAACCCGATTACGCCCCGATGCTGAAGGCGTGGCTGGAGAAGGACCTCGAGGCGGCGAACAAGAATCGCGCGAACGTGCCCTGGATCGTCGGCATGCACCACCACGCCGAGTTTTCCTCCTCGTCGCACGGCACCGATTCGGACGTCCTCCTCGGCCGGCAGTTTTTCGTGCCGATATGGGACAAGTACCAGGTCGATCTGATGGTCCTCGGCCACGACCACAACTACGAGCGCACGAAGCCGCTCACCGGCCCGCTCGCCGAGGGCACGCTCGAGCCCGTGGTCCAGGCGCCGCCCGCGAAGGGCACGATCTACATGGTCTGCGCCGGCGCGGGCGCCGATGCGTACGGCAAAGGCTTCAGCACGTGGACCGACGTCAGCGCGGCCTACGACAGCAAGACCGTGTTCGGCTTCTACTCGTTCCTCAAGGCCAACAAGACCTCGCTGACCATCGAGTCGCACGAGATCCGGCCCGACGAGACCGACCCGGTCATCGACATGATCACCCTCAGCAAGTGA
- the dnaJ gene encoding molecular chaperone DnaJ, with protein sequence MRDPYDVLGVDRSATQDEIKSAFRKLAGQHHPDKNPGDDGAHQRFKEINAAYQILSDPQKRAAFDRFGPMGVGGAGGQPGSPFGGAGYVDLNDLNIDGLFGDLLGALGIKVGDRGNLQKEIRISFEEAAFGCTKEITYERVEPCNDCGGVGAAKGTQTERCSLCLGRGRVRMQQGVFPIAVERPCTRCRGTGRIVLDPCKSCRGAGVVAKPRTIEVTIPAGIENGATRLVERGGNCTRPDRAPGDLELTIRVAPHEFFRRVGDDVVCSVPISFPIAALGGEVEVPTLEGKGKLRIPPGTQPGSVLRVKGKGIVRRVMGGRGDQLVEIGVEVPTRLTDEQKELITRFASTLGEIPQEPERESFMDKLKSLFG encoded by the coding sequence GTGCGCGATCCCTACGATGTGCTCGGCGTCGACCGCTCGGCGACGCAGGACGAGATCAAGAGCGCCTTCCGCAAGCTCGCAGGGCAGCACCACCCGGACAAGAACCCGGGTGACGATGGGGCGCATCAGCGCTTCAAGGAGATCAACGCGGCCTACCAGATCCTGAGTGATCCGCAGAAGCGCGCCGCGTTCGATCGCTTCGGCCCGATGGGCGTCGGCGGCGCCGGTGGGCAGCCGGGCAGCCCCTTCGGCGGCGCGGGCTACGTCGACCTGAACGACCTCAACATCGACGGCCTCTTCGGCGACCTGCTCGGCGCGCTCGGCATCAAGGTCGGCGACCGCGGCAACCTCCAGAAAGAGATCCGCATCAGCTTCGAGGAAGCGGCGTTCGGCTGCACCAAGGAGATCACCTACGAGCGCGTCGAGCCGTGCAACGACTGCGGCGGCGTCGGCGCGGCGAAGGGCACGCAGACCGAGCGCTGCAGCCTCTGCCTCGGCCGCGGCCGCGTCCGCATGCAGCAGGGCGTTTTCCCGATCGCCGTCGAGCGGCCGTGCACGCGCTGCCGCGGCACGGGCCGCATCGTGCTCGATCCGTGCAAAAGCTGCCGGGGCGCGGGCGTCGTGGCGAAGCCGCGCACGATCGAGGTCACGATCCCCGCGGGCATCGAGAACGGCGCCACGCGGCTCGTCGAGCGCGGCGGCAACTGCACGCGCCCCGATCGCGCGCCGGGCGACCTCGAGCTCACGATCCGCGTCGCGCCGCATGAATTTTTCCGCCGTGTGGGGGACGATGTCGTCTGCTCGGTCCCGATCTCCTTCCCGATCGCCGCGCTCGGCGGCGAGGTCGAAGTCCCCACGCTCGAAGGCAAGGGCAAGTTGCGCATCCCCCCGGGGACGCAGCCCGGCTCCGTGCTGCGCGTCAAAGGCAAGGGCATCGTGCGCCGCGTCATGGGCGGCCGCGGCGATCAGCTCGTGGAAATCGGCGTGGAAGTGCCGACGCGGCTCACGGACGAGCAGAAGGAGCTCATCACCCGGTTCGCGTCGACCCTGGGCGAAATTCCGCAGGAGCCCGAACGCGAGAGTTTCATGGACAAGTTGAAGAGCCTTTTTGGGTAG
- a CDS encoding pyruvate, water dikinase regulatory protein, whose protein sequence is MSKPMSKFIDVLSDSTGETAEKVVRAALLQFPQAGVQIRLHTRVRTKEVARPVLERAAKEGALLVFTVVSPELREFIHSATAELRIEAIDVIGSLIGKLGTFLDREPINLPSAMLPLSDEYFRRIEAVEFAVKSDDGKEPRNFRKADIILVGVSRTSKTPLSTLLAQRGLKVANLPLVLGVPLPHEIEEAPSDRIVGLTIGLDQLCEIRQARLRQLGMPPETNYAMREHVRTELDFAHNIFRAHPEWPVVDVTGRAIEETAVIILESIHERNRAAH, encoded by the coding sequence ATGAGCAAGCCCATGTCCAAGTTCATCGACGTGCTGAGCGACTCGACGGGGGAGACCGCCGAGAAGGTCGTCCGCGCCGCGCTTCTCCAGTTCCCGCAGGCGGGCGTGCAGATCCGCCTGCACACGCGCGTGCGTACGAAGGAGGTCGCGCGGCCGGTCCTCGAGCGTGCCGCGAAGGAAGGCGCGCTGCTCGTGTTCACGGTCGTCAGCCCCGAGCTGCGCGAGTTCATCCACTCGGCGACGGCGGAGCTGCGCATCGAGGCGATCGACGTCATCGGCTCGCTCATCGGCAAGCTCGGCACGTTCCTCGATCGCGAGCCGATCAACCTGCCGAGCGCGATGCTCCCGCTCAGCGACGAGTATTTCCGTCGCATCGAGGCCGTCGAGTTCGCCGTCAAGAGCGACGACGGCAAGGAGCCGCGCAACTTCCGCAAAGCCGACATCATCCTCGTCGGCGTCTCGCGCACCTCGAAGACGCCGCTCTCGACGCTCCTCGCGCAGCGTGGCCTGAAGGTCGCGAACCTCCCGCTCGTGCTCGGCGTTCCGCTCCCGCACGAGATCGAGGAAGCGCCGAGTGATCGCATCGTCGGCCTCACGATCGGCCTCGATCAGCTCTGCGAGATCCGCCAGGCGCGCCTGCGCCAGCTCGGCATGCCCCCCGAGACGAATTACGCGATGCGGGAGCACGTGCGCACGGAGCTCGACTTCGCGCACAACATCTTCCGCGCGCATCCCGAGTGGCCCGTCGTCGATGTCACGGGCCGCGCGATCGAGGAGACGGCGGTCATCATCCTGGAGAGCATTCACGAGCGGAACCGAGCCGCGCACTGA
- a CDS encoding IgGFc-binding protein: protein MTSARLKHTAFVAFALLLVPGVLAVSCSATSNRNEFGDGGAGGEGPGGPGGPGSGGMGGDIFVGSGGSGGLGGGDPGVDPTTCDEAAAARTYIGCDFWPTVVANNVWSIFDYAVVVANAGDQPAEVTVTRGANTIATATVPPNDLAKIYLPWVPELKGPDANECGSATPLSSTVRVPDGAYHLVTTRPVTVYQFSALEYGPQGGPPGKDWSSCPGQFCSFPGPLECFSYSNDASLLLPSTAMTGNYRITSYKGWAGANIGAYFAVTGTQDGTSVQVKVSGKGEIVGGGGVPSTAANGLATFPVNRGEVVEVLFAPTSDPAGSLVYADKPVQVIAGIPCTQMPEGVVACDHIEESVFPAETLGKRYFVTVPTSPGGGPVGHVVRIFGNVNGTKLTYPGTTPPGAPLSINAGQVFDLGQVGADFEIVGDHEFAVASFQLGTELVDLFGDKGDPAQSLATAVEQYRLKYIFLAPSDYDVNYVDVVQPLSATVTLDGQVVAQSPTPISSAYGIVRLQLGPGKNGAHVLTATEPVGIQVMGYGSATSYQYPGGLNLGTIAPPPPPPK, encoded by the coding sequence ATGACTTCAGCCCGGCTCAAGCACACAGCGTTCGTTGCGTTTGCGCTTCTCCTCGTTCCGGGAGTCCTTGCGGTCTCCTGCTCGGCGACGTCGAACCGGAACGAGTTCGGCGACGGTGGCGCGGGTGGCGAAGGGCCGGGTGGTCCGGGCGGGCCGGGCAGCGGCGGCATGGGCGGCGACATCTTCGTTGGTTCGGGTGGTTCGGGGGGGCTCGGCGGCGGGGATCCCGGCGTCGATCCGACGACGTGCGACGAGGCCGCGGCGGCGCGCACGTACATCGGCTGCGACTTCTGGCCGACGGTCGTGGCGAACAACGTCTGGTCGATCTTCGACTACGCGGTCGTCGTGGCGAACGCGGGGGATCAGCCTGCCGAGGTCACGGTCACGCGTGGCGCCAACACCATCGCCACCGCGACCGTCCCGCCGAACGACCTCGCGAAGATCTACCTGCCGTGGGTGCCCGAGCTGAAGGGCCCGGACGCCAACGAGTGTGGCAGCGCCACGCCGCTTTCGAGCACGGTGCGCGTGCCGGACGGCGCTTATCACCTCGTGACCACGCGCCCCGTCACGGTCTACCAGTTCAGCGCGCTCGAGTACGGCCCGCAGGGTGGACCGCCCGGCAAGGACTGGAGCTCGTGCCCTGGGCAGTTTTGCTCCTTCCCCGGTCCCCTGGAGTGTTTCTCCTACTCGAACGACGCCTCGCTCCTGCTCCCGAGCACGGCCATGACCGGCAACTACCGCATCACGAGCTACAAGGGGTGGGCTGGCGCGAACATCGGCGCTTACTTCGCCGTCACGGGCACGCAGGATGGCACGAGCGTGCAGGTCAAGGTCTCGGGCAAGGGGGAGATCGTCGGCGGCGGCGGCGTGCCGAGCACCGCGGCGAACGGCCTCGCGACCTTCCCCGTCAATCGCGGCGAGGTCGTCGAGGTCCTCTTCGCGCCGACCTCCGATCCGGCGGGCTCGCTCGTCTACGCGGACAAACCCGTCCAGGTCATCGCGGGGATCCCGTGCACGCAGATGCCCGAAGGCGTGGTGGCGTGTGATCACATCGAGGAGTCCGTCTTCCCCGCCGAGACGCTCGGCAAGCGGTACTTCGTCACGGTCCCGACCTCGCCGGGCGGCGGCCCTGTCGGCCACGTCGTGCGAATCTTCGGCAACGTCAACGGCACCAAGCTCACCTACCCGGGCACGACGCCGCCGGGCGCGCCGCTCAGCATCAACGCGGGCCAGGTCTTCGACCTCGGCCAGGTAGGCGCGGACTTCGAGATCGTCGGTGATCACGAGTTCGCTGTCGCCTCCTTCCAGCTTGGCACCGAGCTCGTCGATCTGTTCGGCGATAAGGGGGATCCTGCGCAGAGCCTCGCCACGGCCGTCGAGCAATATCGCCTGAAGTATATCTTCCTCGCGCCGAGCGATTACGACGTGAACTACGTCGACGTCGTGCAGCCGCTGTCGGCGACGGTGACGCTCGACGGCCAGGTGGTGGCGCAGTCGCCGACGCCGATCAGCTCGGCCTACGGCATCGTGCGTCTCCAGCTCGGGCCTGGAAAGAACGGCGCGCACGTGCTCACCGCGACGGAGCCGGTGGGCATCCAGGTCATGGGGTACGGCTCTGCCACGAGTTACCAGTACCCCGGCGGCCTGAATCTCGGCACCATCGCGCCGCCCCCGCCCCCGCCCAAGTGA
- a CDS encoding DUF6544 family protein, giving the protein MASRGGGRLIPRIVYGVTGTLFGGAVFLAGRRLYGDRVLQRRWRALLPRPSEGRFDPRELDDLPEPVARYFRHALAEGAPLDPAVRLAIRGEMRLSPTDAWRSMEAEALLAPPRGFVWKAAVGAGGSRFVGSDWLEGEDAGSEFYAIGALPVAHARGLDVRRSAAGRLALESILSPASLLPSRGVRWEVEGPDAIRATLRIAGEPHTVAITIDDAGAVRSASLLRWSNQTKDKRFTWIPFGVDVDEERTEGGLTIPSRVRVAYWHGTEQRFEFYRAEQRIVPLGG; this is encoded by the coding sequence ATGGCTTCTCGTGGCGGCGGCAGGTTGATCCCCCGCATCGTCTACGGGGTCACGGGCACGTTGTTCGGCGGCGCGGTTTTCCTCGCGGGCCGGCGGCTTTATGGCGACCGCGTCCTCCAGCGAAGGTGGCGCGCGCTCCTGCCCCGGCCGAGCGAAGGTCGCTTCGATCCTCGCGAGCTCGACGACCTGCCCGAGCCCGTGGCCCGTTACTTCCGGCATGCGCTCGCGGAGGGGGCGCCCCTCGATCCTGCCGTGCGCCTCGCGATTCGCGGCGAGATGCGCCTGTCGCCGACGGACGCGTGGCGATCGATGGAGGCCGAAGCGCTCCTCGCGCCGCCGCGCGGGTTCGTCTGGAAGGCGGCGGTCGGCGCGGGGGGCAGCCGTTTCGTGGGGTCCGACTGGCTCGAAGGCGAGGACGCGGGCAGCGAGTTTTATGCGATCGGCGCGCTCCCCGTGGCGCATGCGCGGGGCCTCGACGTGCGCCGTTCTGCGGCGGGCCGGCTCGCGCTCGAATCGATCCTCTCGCCGGCGTCGCTGCTCCCTTCGCGGGGCGTGCGCTGGGAGGTCGAGGGGCCCGACGCGATCCGCGCGACGCTTCGGATTGCGGGCGAACCGCACACCGTGGCGATCACCATCGACGACGCGGGCGCGGTGCGCTCGGCGAGCCTGCTTCGCTGGTCGAACCAGACCAAGGACAAGCGCTTCACGTGGATCCCGTTCGGGGTCGACGTCGACGAGGAGCGCACCGAGGGCGGCCTCACCATCCCTTCGCGTGTCCGCGTCGCGTACTGGCACGGAACGGAACAGCGCTTCGAGTTTTATCGCGCCGAACAGCGGATCGTCCCCCTGGGTGGATGA